Proteins encoded in a region of the bacterium genome:
- the amrB gene encoding AmmeMemoRadiSam system protein B: protein MRLRPVVAGAFYPDRPKELQTFFKEFEKETPDGPLKGEPVGLLLPHAGYMYSGALAALGYRTLERAPKTLVVAGPSHYLAFRGVSLFAGEVVETPLGDLAVDQEAARFLMEQDDHIAEVPPAFAREHSVEVHLPLIRHYFPEAQVVPLVMGQGTREAVEPLTRALLALAQKKDFLFVASSDLSHYPDQATASKADHEFLEALLTGDEGRVEGVDGDIMGRGYRDYHCTHCGREPVQVLLRYCKARGAGQVRLLKYRNSGDVTGDRKRVVGYAAVAFSRATKDGK, encoded by the coding sequence ATGAGACTTCGACCCGTGGTGGCAGGGGCCTTTTACCCTGACCGTCCCAAGGAACTCCAAACCTTCTTTAAAGAGTTCGAGAAGGAGACGCCGGATGGGCCCCTGAAGGGGGAGCCGGTCGGACTGCTCCTGCCCCATGCCGGATATATGTACTCGGGGGCCCTGGCGGCCCTGGGTTACCGGACCTTGGAGAGGGCCCCCAAGACCCTGGTGGTGGCCGGGCCCAGCCATTACCTGGCTTTCCGGGGAGTGTCCCTTTTCGCGGGGGAAGTGGTGGAGACCCCCTTGGGCGACCTTGCGGTGGACCAGGAGGCGGCCCGGTTCCTGATGGAGCAGGACGACCATATCGCCGAGGTGCCGCCCGCCTTCGCCCGCGAACATTCGGTCGAGGTCCACCTGCCGCTGATCAGGCATTACTTCCCCGAAGCCCAGGTGGTGCCCCTGGTCATGGGGCAGGGGACCCGGGAAGCGGTGGAACCCCTGACCCGCGCGCTCCTGGCCCTCGCCCAGAAGAAGGATTTCCTCTTCGTGGCCTCCTCGGACCTTTCCCATTACCCCGACCAAGCGACGGCGTCGAAGGCGGACCATGAGTTCCTGGAGGCCCTTTTGACCGGGGACGAGGGGCGGGTGGAAGGTGTGGACGGCGACATCATGGGCCGGGGATACCGGGACTATCATTGCACCCATTGCGGCCGGGAGCCGGTCCAGGTGCTGCTTCGCTACTGCAAGGCCCGCGGCGCGGGGCAGGTCCGTTTGTTGAAATACCGCAACTCGGGCGATGTGACGGGCGACCGCAAGCGGGTGGTGGGTTACGCGGCGGTGGCCTTCAGCCGGGCGACCAAGGACGGAAAATGA
- the amrA gene encoding AmmeMemoRadiSam system protein A, with amino-acid sequence MNPKEAITKQEQKLLLELARHSILSTLEKGRRLPTVDTLSPRLREKRGVFVTLWLDGLRGCIGFPYPVEPLAEAVQEASVSAAFHDPRFPPLRAEEMAHVSLEISVLTVPKEIEASKIKVGVHGLIVAKGNRSGLLLPQVAMEYGWDAKTFLEQTCVKAGLPPDAWMGGVKLMAFEAQVFGEEDLRKEKGSS; translated from the coding sequence ATGAACCCGAAGGAAGCGATCACAAAACAGGAGCAGAAGCTCCTGCTGGAGCTGGCCCGTCACTCCATCCTCTCCACCCTGGAGAAGGGGCGCCGCCTGCCGACGGTGGATACCTTGTCGCCGCGCCTGCGGGAGAAGCGGGGCGTCTTCGTGACCCTCTGGCTGGACGGCCTGCGGGGCTGCATCGGCTTCCCTTATCCGGTCGAGCCGCTGGCCGAGGCGGTGCAGGAGGCTTCGGTCAGCGCGGCCTTCCACGACCCGCGGTTCCCGCCCTTGCGCGCGGAAGAGATGGCCCACGTCTCCCTGGAGATCTCGGTGCTGACCGTCCCCAAGGAGATCGAGGCCTCCAAGATCAAGGTGGGCGTCCACGGCCTGATCGTGGCCAAGGGGAACCGCTCGGGGCTCCTCTTGCCCCAGGTGGCGATGGAATACGGCTGGGACGCCAAGACGTTCCTGGAACAGACTTGCGTGAAGGCGGGCCTTCCGCCGGACGCCTGGATGGGCGGCGTCAAGTTGATGGCTTTCGAGGCCCAGGTCTTCGGTGAAGAGGACCTCCGGAAGGAAAAGGGAAGTTCCTGA